The window GGCACAGAAAGAAAACATCAGGACAAAAATCCATCTCCGGTCCTCCAGAAAAGATCTTCAGGCGTTTACTACGGAACTGTCCGTCCTGCTCAATGCGGGGTTAACCCTTGACAGAAGCCTCCAAATCGTCTCGGATGTCTCCGGGAGTGATGAAATCAAAGGTGTTGTTCAATCTCTTCTGAAATCCATCCGGGAGGGAAATACCTTTTCCGACGCCCTTCAGAAGTATCCAAAGATCTTTCCCCGGATGTATGTCAATATGATCAGAGCGGGCGAAGCCAGTGGCGTACTAAACGTCATTCTGGAAAAGCTGAATGAATATCTCGAATCATCCAGGGAGTTGAGGGAACACATTATTTCAGCCATGATCTATCCGGCTATCCTGATCATCACGGGGGGTATTTCGATCATCATCTTACTTACCTTTGTGCTCCCCAAGTTCTCTGTCATTTTTGCCGAGCTTGGCGGTGCCCTCCCTCTGCCGACCCAGATTCTTCTTTCCCTCAGCGAAGGCTTGAGAGCATTCTGGTGGATCATGTTGCTGACAATAGCTGCAGGATGGGTTGCTTTCCGCTATTATCTCAAATCCGATGGGGGCCGGTACCGATGGGATGCCTTCAAGATCCGAATTATGGGTGAGCTCATCGGAAAGCTTGAAACGGTCAGATTCTGCAGAACCCTTGGTTTGCTTCTGAAGAGCGGGGTGCCCCTCCTTCAAGCGTTGAACAACGCCAGAGATGTCATAGGGAATCAAGTCATTGCCTCTGCCCTGGGTGCCGTCTCCAAAGGGGCGAAGGAAGGCAAGGGCATCTCGGCGCCGCTTACGGAGGCAGGAGTCCTGCCTGCCCTGGCCATGTCCATGATCAAGGTTGGTGAAGAGACCGGTCAGTTGGACACTATGCTTCTCAAAGTTGCAGCGGCGTATGAAAAAAGTCTGCAGGAGACGATCAAGCGATTTGTGAGTCTCCTGGAACCTGCCATGATTCTGATCATGGGTCTGATAATTGGTTTTATAGTCATTTCCATGCTTGTCGCTATCTTCAGCATTACCGACCTCCCTGTGTAATGAGAGCCGGATTTACCATGATTGAACTTGTGGTGGTTCTTTTCTTCATCACCCTGATCCTCGGTTTGTCCACTGTATTTTTTTCAGGCAGCCTGCCGTCTGTCAGAATCATGTCAACTGCAAGAGAGATGTCGGCAACCATGAAGCACGCCCAATCCCTGGCCAGGATCAATCATGAAAAACAGATTATCACCATCGATCTGGACGCAAAGCGCTATGGCATTGAGGGTTATGCGGCCAGGGAGATTCCCCGGGATGTCCAAATCAAGGTGGTAGACCCTTTCTCGGGAGAAATTTTAAAAGGAAGATATCACCTCGTGTTTCCCGTCATAGGGGGAGGAGGCGGAGGAGTGGTTGTCCTGTGGAACAACAGGAAAAAACTAAGCATCTGGACGGACCCGGTGGCCGGATCGCGAATATTTGGGTCAAGCCCCAAAATTTAGCAAAATGGAAAAATACAAGATATGACCTCAAGATTCACAAAATTCAACCAAAAAGGATTCACCCTCCTGGAAGTGCTTGTGGCCCTCGCCATCCTGGGTATTGCTGTTACCTATGTCCTGCAGCTCTTTTCAACAAATATGAGAACGATATCCTTGTCGAGAGACTACGGGTTGGCTGCCATGCAGGCAGAGGCAAGGATGAGACAGGTCCTTGACGATGATCAATTGAATGAGCAATCGTGGAGCGAGGTAACAAGCGAGGGTTACCGGTTGGACCTGAAGGTGTCCAATGTTCTTGTTGACCGGACGGACAATTTGGCGGTAAAACTTTTAGCGATCGACCTGACCATCCGCTGGCAGAAAGGCGTTAAAGAAAGGTCCCTGACGTTGAGAACGGTCAAGCTTACAAATAAAACAGGATTCAAATTGTGAATGTCCGTGGCTTTACACTCCTGGAACTCCTGATCTCCATTTCCCTGATCGTGATAATTGTCGTCATTGTCACCGGTGCGATGCGGCTGGGCTATCGTTCCGTCGAAGTTGGTGAGAAAAAGATAGATTCCCTTAATCGGCTTCGTATGTCCCTCCGCATCATCGATGCGCAGCTTCAGTCAGAGGTTCCTCTCGTACATGACGGGGAAAACGGTAGAGAATTCTATTTCAGGGGCGACAGAAAATCGCTTCAATTTTCAACAAACTATTCCATCTGGGATGGAAGGCAAGGCTATGTCATAGCCGCCTACAGGATAGAATCTGATGATCATGGGAGACAGGTGTTGTATGTGTCGGAAAATGTCATCGGTCTCAAGAGCAAAAGAGAGACGAAACTCTTTGATGACATGGATGACATCTATTTCGAGTATTTTGATAGGGTTACCACAAAAGAAGATAAATGGACGCCGCAGTGGGTGGAAACGACGGACATCCCCGAAAAAGTGAGGATTCAGATCTATCAGGGGGTGACGAAACTTTCCCTGATTATTCCCATGAGAGCAAGAGAATCGTTGCTGAGGACCACACAGTAACATGGAGTATAACATGCAAAGACAAACCGGAGGGGTTAATTCCCTGGTAACTTCCCAGCAAGGCATCGCCCTGATGATGGTTCTTTGGATTCTGGTATTTTTGACTGTTATCGTTCTTTCATTTTCCGCAACGGTGAGGACAGATGCGTATTCTGCATTATCTTTCAAGAAAGAGGTAGAAAACAAATTTCTTGCAGAAGCTGGCATTCAAAGGGGCCTCATGGAGATCTTTTATCGGAATTTCAACAAAAATCAGAAAGTTATCATAGAGGGTCGAGAGGTGTTACCGGTGGATGGCCGGGTTTATCAGAGCCCTATAGGGGATGGCTTCTATACATTTTGTATCATGGACGAATCCGGAAAGATCAATATTAATGCCCTGTCCGACAATACCAGGGTCATCATGTACAATCTCCTCGTCAACAGGGGTATCCCCGGACAGGAGGCGGATGCCTTGGTAGATTCAATCCTGGATTGGAAAGACGCTGATGATCTGCATCGGCTGAACGGTGCTGAAAACGATTATTAT of the Pseudomonadota bacterium genome contains:
- a CDS encoding type II secretion system F family protein; translation: MAIYSYQASTRDGNMVEGVIEAADDKAVIERLKDAGAIPIKVTAQKENIRTKIHLRSSRKDLQAFTTELSVLLNAGLTLDRSLQIVSDVSGSDEIKGVVQSLLKSIREGNTFSDALQKYPKIFPRMYVNMIRAGEASGVLNVILEKLNEYLESSRELREHIISAMIYPAILIITGGISIIILLTFVLPKFSVIFAELGGALPLPTQILLSLSEGLRAFWWIMLLTIAAGWVAFRYYLKSDGGRYRWDAFKIRIMGELIGKLETVRFCRTLGLLLKSGVPLLQALNNARDVIGNQVIASALGAVSKGAKEGKGISAPLTEAGVLPALAMSMIKVGEETGQLDTMLLKVAAAYEKSLQETIKRFVSLLEPAMILIMGLIIGFIVISMLVAIFSITDLPV
- the gspI gene encoding type II secretion system minor pseudopilin GspI; translation: MTSRFTKFNQKGFTLLEVLVALAILGIAVTYVLQLFSTNMRTISLSRDYGLAAMQAEARMRQVLDDDQLNEQSWSEVTSEGYRLDLKVSNVLVDRTDNLAVKLLAIDLTIRWQKGVKERSLTLRTVKLTNKTGFKL
- a CDS encoding prepilin-type N-terminal cleavage/methylation domain-containing protein, with amino-acid sequence MNVRGFTLLELLISISLIVIIVVIVTGAMRLGYRSVEVGEKKIDSLNRLRMSLRIIDAQLQSEVPLVHDGENGREFYFRGDRKSLQFSTNYSIWDGRQGYVIAAYRIESDDHGRQVLYVSENVIGLKSKRETKLFDDMDDIYFEYFDRVTTKEDKWTPQWVETTDIPEKVRIQIYQGVTKLSLIIPMRARESLLRTTQ
- a CDS encoding general secretion pathway protein GspK, with product MQRQTGGVNSLVTSQQGIALMMVLWILVFLTVIVLSFSATVRTDAYSALSFKKEVENKFLAEAGIQRGLMEIFYRNFNKNQKVIIEGREVLPVDGRVYQSPIGDGFYTFCIMDESGKININALSDNTRVIMYNLLVNRGIPGQEADALVDSILDWKDADDLHRLNGAENDYYLSLPDPYQAKNASFDTLEELLLVKGMTPQILFGDDGKSGIAPMLTVHSATNKINVKTAPREVLIAIPGMTADLADSIIALRESKPEEFVQQLQALFDKSYDTMMPYIGAGDSNIYTIDAVGYREDKRKGYTIRATFIMESADKYRTIFYKSPA